The Athene noctua chromosome 26, bAthNoc1.hap1.1, whole genome shotgun sequence genome has a window encoding:
- the GRAMD1B gene encoding protein Aster-B isoform X10: MVEKGSDHSSDKSPSTPEQGVQRSCSSQSGRSGAKNSKSHKRLSKYDRLNLLKKSQSWYNHERQYIRRVLSPTYKQRNEDFRKLFKQLPDTERLIVDYSCALQRDILLQGRLYLSENWICFYSNIFRWETLLTVRLKDICSMTKEKTARLIPNAIQVCTDTEKHFFTSFGARDRTYMMMFRLWQNALLDKPLCPKELWHFVHQCYGNELGLTSDDEDYVPPDDDFNTMGYCEEIPVEENEVNDSSSKSSMEAKPEASPQLPKKSVTASTLTSTGSSEAPASFDGVLPEEEEAVAESPVEKDIGIANIMGEKIEIISPVNSPSLDFNDNEDIPTELSDSSETHDEGEVQAFYEDLNGRQYVNEVFNFSVDKLYDLLFTDSQFQRDFMEQRRFSDIIFHPWKKEENGNQTRVILYTITLTNPLAPKTATVTETQTMYKASQESECYVIDAEVLTHDVPYHDYFYTINRYTLTRVARNKSRLRVSTELRYRKQPWGLVKSFIEKNFWSGLEDYFRHLESELTKTESTYLAEVHRQSPKEKVSKQSTVRRRKRAHAHLRVPHLEEVLSPVTTPTDEEVAHRIKHVAGSTQTRHSPEESPSGFHLQSVSKMFLVIGFVLVMLVILNMMLFYKVWMLEYTTQTLTAWQGLRLQERLPQSQSEWAQLLESQQKYHDSELQKWREIIKSSVMLLDQMKDSLINLQNGIGSRDFGSDPEEKRKRFH, from the exons AAAAGCCAGAGTTGGTATAAT CATGAGAGACAGTACATCCGGAGA GTGTTGAGTCCAACATACAAACAACGGAATGAAGATTTCAGGAAACTCTTCAAACAGCTTCCTGACACGGAGCGCCTCATCGTAG ATTACTCATGTGCGCTACAAAGAGACATTCTCCTGCAGGGCCGCCTCTACCTCTCTGAAAACTGGATCTGCTTTTACAGCAACATCTTCCGCTGGGAGACACTG CTGACAGTTCGCTTGAAGGATATCTGCTCGATGACCAAGGAAAAAACAGCACGGCTCATTCCTAATGCCATCCAAGTTTGCACTGACACTGAAAAG CACTTTTTTACTTCCTTTGGGGCTCGAGACAGGACGTACATGATGATGTTCAGACTCTGGCAGAATGCTCTCCTTGACAAG CCTCTCTGTCCCAAGGAGCTCTGGCACTTTGTCCACCAGTGTTATGGGAACGAGCTGGGTCTGACCAGTGATGATGAAGACTATGTGCCTCCTGATGACGACTTCAACACAATGGG ctactgtgaagaaatcCCTGTGGAAGAGAATGAAGTCAACGATAGCTCCTCAAAAAGCAGCATGGAGGCCAAGCCAGAAGCTAGCCCTCAGCTGCCAAAGAAATCTGTCACTGCCAGCACACTGACATCTACGGGAAGCAGTGAAGCGCCAGCCTCG TTTGATGGAGTGCTACCAGAAGAGGAAGAGGCAGTGGCGGAGAGTCCTGTGGAAAAAGACATTGGCATTGCAAATATCATGGGAGAGAAGATAGAGATCATCAGCCCCGTGAACTCCCCTTCCCTAGACTTCAATGACAACGAAGACATTCCCACTGAGCTCAGTGACTCATCAGAGACTCATGATGAAG GGGAAGTCCAAGCCTTTTACGAGGATCTGAACGGCCGTCAGTATGTGAATGAAGTGTTCAACTTCAGCGTGGACAAACTCTACGACTTGCTTTTCACGGACTCCCAGTTCCAGAGGGACTTCATGGAACAGCGCCGGTTCTCTG ATATTATCTTTCATCcctggaagaaggaagaaaatggcaATCAGACCAGGGTGATCTTGTATACCATTACCCTCACCAACCCTCTGGCCCCCAAAACTGCCACTGTCACTGAGACACAG ACAATGTACAAAGCCAGCCAAGAAAGCGAGTGCTATGTCATAGATGCAGAGGTGCTAACTCACGACGTCCCCTACCATGATTATTTCTACACCATTAACCGCTACACGTTGACTCGTGTTGCCAGAAACAAAAGCCGACTCAG GGTTTCCACAGAGTTACGTTACAGGAAACAGCCTTGGGGGCTGGTGAAATCCTTCATTGAGAAGAATTTTTGGAGCGGCCTAGAAGATTATTTCCGTCATTTGG AGAGTGAACTGACCAAAACGGAGAGCACGTACCTGGCTGAGGTCCACAGACAATCCCCCAAAGAGAAAGTGAGCAAGCAATCGACCGTGCGCCGGAGGAAACGGGCCCATGCCCACCTGCGGGTGCCACACTTGGAGGAGGTGCTGAGTCCCGTCACCACCCCCACGGATGAGGAGGTTGCACATCGAATCAAGCACGTGGCAG GTTCCACTCAGACACGGCACAGCCCCGAGGAAAGCCCCAGCGGCTTCCACCTGCAGAGTGTCTCCAAGATGTTCCTTGTCATAGGTTTTGt tCTGGTGATGCTGGTCATTCTCAATATGATGCTGTTCTACAAAGTCTGGATGTTGGAATATACTACGCAGACGCTCACGGCATGGCAGGGCTTGCGGCTACAGGAAAG GTTACCCCAGTCGCAGTCGGAATGGGCCCAGTTACTAGAATCTCAGCAGAAGTACCATGACTCAGAGCTACAAAAATGGCGTGAGATCATCAAATCCTCAGTGATGCTTCTAGACCAG ATGAAGGATTCACTAATAAATCTTCAGAATGGCATCGGGTCCCGGGACTTCGGGTCAGATCCAGAGGAGAAACGGAAACGTTTCCACTAA